From a region of the Besnoitia besnoiti strain Bb-Ger1 chromosome I, whole genome shotgun sequence genome:
- a CDS encoding hypothetical protein (encoded by transcript BESB_004850) yields MSKYQPFKFIWDKYNWHAFFLRKERVYDKFYTVGVVTLVGVTIYQGISTFQNWNATLQRLYVHYVKKEKARKDLAELIRMARENGVLPPGDSNFE; encoded by the exons ATGTCGAAGTATCAGCCGTTCAAGTTCATCTGGGACAAATACAACTGGCACGCCTTCTTCCTACGGAAGGAGCGCGTTTACGACAAATTCTACACAGTTGGTGTTGTGACACTCGTTGGAGTGACAATCTACCAAG GCATCTCCACGTTCCAGAACTGGAACGcgactctgcagcggctgtaTGTACACTACGTCAAGAAAGAG AAAGCACGCAAGGACCTTGCCGAGCTCATTCGCATGGCGCGAGAAAACGGCGTGCTGCCGCCGGGGGATTCGAACTTCGAGTGA
- a CDS encoding V-type H(+)-translocating pyrophosphatase VP1 (encoded by transcript BESB_004840) — protein MARRKRSALLSRTAALVPAVNAAALTAFAVFSPLASASLTILRSPSPEAESKAAPSADGSAAAVAGGEATDTPKLDTVTTCLLLIPGLVGLLWAGYEAWRISKVKLEGPLVGDDSKRLTDPLYVEMSGNIQQQLHMMKSISKCIAEGAGTFLKQEFKYMAVYVVVFSAVLGVFINLPTMVAFVLGALTSILCGFVGMKIAVYANVRTCHEAWIDLGRGFHVALTAGSVMGFALVSLGVLTLVALILVYRMPAFFGTDPEAQKALFEAVAGYGLGGSSIALFARVGGGIYTKAADVGADLSGKNAYGMSEDDPRNPACIADNVGDNVGDVAGMGADLFGSLAEASCAGLVIAGASVASAGASHSELAFSWAGLMFPVLISSTGICSGIVTVTLLRGCCSVRSYDDVERALKWVMFLSTALETPVSILLAYFFLPPAFALDGYEGVATWWHAAVCVVMGLWAGLAIGTVTEYYTSHSYFPVREIAQTQIVSAATGIIYGLALGYLSTVVPILCLGVAILVSHTMCGMYGIALAALGMLSTLTMGLMIDGYGPISDNAGGIAEMAGLGADVRSRTDALDAAGNTTAAVGKGYAIGSAALVSLALFGAFTVRAKITAVDVLDPWTFTGLLIGAMMPYAFSAMTMKSVGIAANDMVQECLRQFPHIIEGTMEPQYTRCVAISTRASLHEMVAPGALVICTPIAAGMAFGKNCTAGLLAGALVSGILLAISASNSGGAWDNSKKYIESGALGPDHSKGSEAHKNAVTGDTVGDPLKDTSGPSLNILIKLSAIISLVFGSFIADNFSNAHGGPVWIPVQ, from the exons ATGGCGCGCAGAAAACGATCTGCCCTCCTCTCCAGGACTGCAGCTCTGGTGCCGGCGGTcaacgccgcggcgctgacggCATTTGCTGTCttttcgccgctcgcgtcggccTCTCTGACGATtcttcgctcgccctctcccgAGGCCGAGTCGAAGGCGGCACCGTCAGCCGAcgggagcgcggcggccgtcgctggAGGGGAGGCCACAGACACGCCAAAACTCGACACCGTGACGACGTGTTTGCTTCTCATTCCGGGGCTCGTCGGCCTGCTCTGGGCGGGGTACGAGGCTTGGAGAATCTCCAAAGTCAAACTCGAGGGTCCGCTTGTTGGAGATGACAGCAAACGGCTCACAGATCCGCTCTACGTCGAG ATGTCCGGAAAtatccagcagcagctgcataTGATGAAGAGCATTTCGAAATGCAtcgccgaaggcgcgggaACGTTTCTGAAGCAAGAGTTCAAGTACATGGCGGTGTACgttgtcgtcttctccgcagtCTTAGGAGTCTTCATCAACTTGC CAACTATGGTTGCCTTCGTTCTTGGGGCGCTGACATCGAttctctgcggcttcgtgGGCATGAAAATTGCGGTTTACGCCAACGTGCGGACCTGTCACGAAGCGTGGATTGACCTGGGGCGGGGCTTTCACGTGGCGCTGACAGCTGGCAGCGTCATGGGATTCGCGCTGGTCTCGCTTGGCGTCTTGACACTCGTTGCCCTGATTCTAGTCTACCGCATGCCGGCGTTCTTCGGCACCGATCCGGAAGCTCAGAAGGCGCTCTTCGAAGCCGTTGCAG GGTATGGCTTGGGTGGTTCCTCGATCGCGTTattcgcgcgcgtcggcggaggCATTTACACCAAAGCGGCGGACGTGGGCGCGGATTTGTCAGGGAAGAATGCTTATGGCATGTCTGAAGACGATCCCCGGAATCCCGCGTGCATCGCGGACAACGTCGGCGACAACGTGGGCGACGTGGCGGGCATGGGTGCGGACTTGTTTGGGTCTTTGGCTGAGGCGAGTTGCGCAGGACTGGTGATTGCGGGCGCGTCGGTGGCCTCAGCTGGAGCCTCCCACTCGGAGCTCGCGTTCAGCTGGGCAGGCCTGATGTTTCCCGTCTTGATTTCGAGTACGGGGATCTGTTCTGGGATCGTGACTGTGACCCTCTTGCGCGGCTGTTGCTCAGTACGGTCTTACGACGACGTTGAACGCGCGCTTAAGTGGGTCATGTTTCTCAGCACGGCGCTCGAGACGCCCGTCTCGATTCTGCTCGCCTACTTCTTCTTGCCGCCGGCGTTCGCCCTGGACGGCTACGAGGGCGTCGCCACCTGGTGGCATGCGGCGGTATGCGTGGTGATGGGCCTCTGGGCTGGTCTGGCGATCGGCACCGTCACTGAGTACTACACGTCGCACTCGTACTTCCCTGTGCGGGAGATCGCCCAGACGCAGATCGTCTCTGCAGCCACGGGCATCATCTACGGCTTGGCACTCGGGTACTTGTCGACTGTCGTCCCGATTCtctgtctcggcgtcgcgatCTTGGTGTCGCACACCATGTGCGGCATGTACGGCAtcgccctcgctgcgctcgGCATGCTCTCCACGCTCACCATGGGTCTCATGATTGACGGATACGGCCCCATCAGCGACAACGCCGGCGGAATCGCGGAAATGGCGGGTCTCGGCGCAGACGTCCGCAGCCGCACAGACGCCCTCGATGCCGCTGGAAACACCACAGCCGCCGTGGGAAAG GGCTACGCCATCGGCTCTGCGGCACtggtgtctctcgcgctctttgGCGCGTTCACCGTGCGAGCGAAGATCACAGCAGTCGACGTCCTCGACCCATGGACCTTCACAGGCCTGTTGATTGGCGCCATGATGCCTTACGCCTTCAGCGCCATGACGATGAAGAGCGTAGGCATCGCCGCGAATGATATGGTTCAGGAGTGCCTCAGGCAGTTTCCGCACATCATCGAGGGCACCATGGAGCCGCAGTATACGCGGTGCGTCGCCAtctccacgcgcgcctctcttcacGAGATGGTTGCCCCTGGCGCGCTGGTCATCTGCACTCCGATCGCTGCCGGGATGGCCTTTGGAAAAAACTGCACGGCTGGCTTGCTGGCGGGGGCTCTCGTCTCCGGCATTCTGCTGGCCATTTCGGCGTCAAACTCGGGAGGCGCGTGGGACAACTCAAAAAAATACATTGAG TCTGGAGCGCTAGGACCCGACCACTCAAAGGGATCCGAGGCCCACAAGAACGCAGTCACTGGCGACACAGTTGGCGACCCGCTCAAGGACACTTCCGGGCCGTCGCTCAACATTTTGATCAAGCTCTCAGCCATAATTTCCCTCGTCTTTGGTTCCTTTATCGCCGACAACTTCTCAAATGCTCATGGAGGACCCGTTTGGATCCCCGTGCAGTaa